The Acidimicrobiales bacterium genomic sequence TCCAAGGGACGACCGGCAGCGCGGCAGCGGGGGAAGCGGCCGCCGCGGAGTTCGCCAGCGTCAACGGCGGGACGGTCATGGACGACGTCGTCGTCTCGGTGGTCACCGACGGGGATTCCGCCCGTGTGACTGTGAGCGCCGAGGTCATCGAGGTCGTCCCCGGTTGGACAATCACCGTTCGAGCGGCCGCCGACGGGCCCGTCGAGCGGTTCCGCCCGGCAGGGGGTGACGAGTGACCGGCGCCGGGGATCGAGGCTCCGTCGTGACCGAGACGGTCCTGCTCACCCCACTGCTTGTCGTCCTCGTGCTCTTCGTCGTGCTGTGCGGTCGTCTCGGCTCGACGGCCAACGACGTCGAGACGGCGGCGTCCGACGCTGCCAGAGCCGCCTCGATCGAGCTGTCGTCGGCGGCCGCCGTCGCAGCGGGCGAGTCGACGGCGGCCGCCGTGCTGGCCGAGCGCTCCGTCGGCTGCTCGAGCCGGGCGGTGGTCGTCTCGACGGGCGGCCTTGTCAATGGCGGGACGGTGGAGGTGACCGTGACGTGCGTCGTGTCGCTCGCGGACCTGAGCGGCCTCGGGCTTCCGGGGAGCAAGACCGTGACGGCCTCGGCTGCCGAGATCGTCGACCGTTACCGGGGTGCTCCGTGAGGCGGGTCCGAGCCGACGCCGGCCAGGTGACGGCGTTCGTCGTGGTGACCGTCCTGACGATGGTGATGTTCGCCGGGCTCGTGCTCGACGGCGGCCGCCTCCTCGCTGGTCGCCGGCGCGCTGCCGATGTCGCCGACAGCGCAGCACGGGCAGCAGCGCAGGCCCTGTCCGTCGACGCCCTGCGAGCCCCGACGAACGCACAGCTCCTCCTCCAGGCAGAGGCCCGCGAGCTGGCTCTCCTGTACGTAGAGCGCTCCGGAATGACCGGCGAGGTCGTCGTCCAGGGCGACGCCGTGACCGTGACCGTGGCCGACGAGGTCCCGATGCTGATCCTCGGGCTCGGCGGGGTGTGGTCGCTTGAGGTAACGGGGACCGGTTCCGCACGCACTGTGCGAGGCATCGACGGCGCAGGGGACGGACCATGACCTCGCGCCGTGACGCGGCCGTCGGCGCGCTGGCCTCCCTGGCGCTCGTGACCCTCGCGGTCGGACCGCCCGTCGCCCTCGCTCTGGTCGTCGGCTCGCCGCTCCCGGAACGCCCTCCCGACTGGGAGACCGTCCGCCGCGTGCTCGCCGGCGAGACGCCGGTCGCCGTGACGACCTGGCTGAAGATCCTCGCCTGCGTGCTGTGGCTGCTGTGGGTCCGGATCGCCGTCGGCATCGCTGCCGAAGCCCTTCGTGTCGCACGCGAGCTGCCGTCGGCTGCTGCGGCGCGAGTCGGGCCGATCCAGCGGGTCGTCGCTCGTCTCGTCGCCACCGCAGCGCTGGTCGTGTCGACGGCGAGTACGCGGCCGGCCGTCGCGGCGACACCGCTGCAGTCGCTGGCGGTGTCGGTCCACCTCCCCGACGTCGTGCCCGCTGAGCCGGTCGACACGTCACCGACGCATGCGGTCAGTCAGCGCGGGTCGCGCTCCGAGGCACCTGCACCGGCGGCGTACACGGTGCGACCACGCGACACCCTCTGGGGGATCGCAGAGCGCGAGTGCGGGGACGGCCGCCGGTGGTCGGAGCTGTTCGACGTCAACGCCGGCCGGCCACAACCCGGCGGCGGGACGCTCACCGACCCCAACGTCCTGATGGTCGGCTGGGTCCTCGACCTTCCGGCCGACGCCCGCTCGCGTCCCGACCCGGCGAACGCGTCGTACGTCGTCCGTGCCGGCGACACGCTGACCGAGATCGCCGACGCGACCCTCGGAGACCCAGGTCGCTTCGACGAGCTGTTCGAGCTCAACGCCGGCCGCCCGCAGCCGAACGGTGGCACGCTCGGGGACCCGAACCTCCTCCAGCCCGGTTGGGTGCTCGAGCTTCCGCACGTGGCAGCAGACCCTCCGGTGGCCCATCCGGAGCCTCGACCGCAGCCGC encodes the following:
- a CDS encoding TadE/TadG family type IV pilus assembly protein, with product MTETVLLTPLLVVLVLFVVLCGRLGSTANDVETAASDAARAASIELSSAAAVAAGESTAAAVLAERSVGCSSRAVVVSTGGLVNGGTVEVTVTCVVSLADLSGLGLPGSKTVTASAAEIVDRYRGAP
- a CDS encoding pilus assembly protein TadG-related protein codes for the protein MTAFVVVTVLTMVMFAGLVLDGGRLLAGRRRAADVADSAARAAAQALSVDALRAPTNAQLLLQAEARELALLYVERSGMTGEVVVQGDAVTVTVADEVPMLILGLGGVWSLEVTGTGSARTVRGIDGAGDGP